The following DNA comes from Lynx canadensis isolate LIC74 chromosome C2, mLynCan4.pri.v2, whole genome shotgun sequence.
GCCTGCCATAAGTCAGattcatttctccctcccccaccgaGCGGTTCTCTCAGACCCATCCGCACTACACACAGAGAACCAGGTAAGACGCTGCACTGTGGTTCCCTGGGCTGGGAATGGGGGAGGCGAGAGGGGTACTCATGGGCATCCACCAACTGGTAGGCCGTGGGGATCAAGGCCGAGCAGAGACTGGAGAACACGCTCGGCCCCTGGCCTTGGCAATCTGCTCCATGGGAATCCGGGAGGAACTGGGGACAGGGGTTTGGTCTACACGTGTTTGTGGCTGCATGATTGTACATGGGAAGTATGATATCTCGTCAGGGGGCCAGAAGGACGGGAGCCCGGGATGAAGATTTGGGTCATCATGCATCGGACCCCAGGGACATGCGTGAGATTCCTCAGGGAGGTTGACCATCAGGGCAGCAGCATGGAAGAGGTGGCCGGGGGGCTGAAGAGTGGCCAGGGCTATAAGCAAACCAGAGAAGCACTGCGGTGAGCGAGTGGCCCACAGCGTCAGATGCCATCAGAAAGCTAAGAACCGAAGCACCTCCGTGCCAGGCCACCCAGTTcatgccccctcctcccttcctcctcaagGAGCAGCCCGGTCGTCTGCTGGACGTGAGGGGCAGCGGGCTTGGTGTGGGGAGAGCCAGACAGCTCGTGTCTGCTCTCCTGAGGCACCATTCATCCTGGTTTCTCCCGGCCATGCTGCCAGAGGTGGCCCCTAATGACACAAGTGCCCCGCACAGCAGTCACACCTCTGCCCCTAAACCTTCCGGTCACTCCCGCTTCTATCACCTCCTTTGTTTTCCTCAGTgtcaatgaaaaacaaatttccagggagagagatggaaagggacATCTGGCCTTTGGACATCTGGTAGCTTCTGTGCTGTGGACGTGGACTGGAGGTTCCGGAACCTCAGGGCAGGATGAGAGTGAGATGGGTATTAGAGGATCAAGAAACACCAGGGAGAATGTTCTTTTATTCTCCAGACCTTGGTGCAGCTTTAACGGCTGCTTTGCAAAGCTTGAGGAAGGCCGAGGCAGGTCTCGGCCAGGTCGCTCAGCCTCTGAGCTGGGGTGGTAAtcatggaagaggaggaggacgggGGGACCCTGGCTGGTGGAGCTGGCCGCGCGGCCTCCTCTCCCTTGGAGATGTAGCTCTGTCCCTCTGAAAAAGCAAAGCACCagctccccctccgcccccacctcCCGCCTGGTCAGGCCCCGGGGGTCATCCATGCAGGCTCCCGGCTCGGTGACCCTATACTTAGTCTCCCCCGGGCCGAGCCTCGATAGACACAGTGAGCCTCACGGAGCCGCAGCTCGACCTCAGGTCCCACTCCTGACTGGCATTGTGGGTCAGTCCCGGGGAGCCCGACCCCTGCCTCGGGGACAGCTGGATGTTCAGCCAGCGACACCAGGTCTCGTCGCAAGCGAGCACCACGGTGCCCTCGGGGTTGCTGTAGGTGCACCGGCTCCCGGCTGCCCTCTCCTCCGCTACCAGATCCCAGCTTTCCCCGGGCTCCCTGTCCTCCATCCTCGGGGCCTGGATGCCCAAGCGGTCCCGGGTGACGGGACACACCAGCTGTTCCTCCTTTAGGGCGGGCAACACCTGGCCCTTCAGGTAGGCGGGGCCTGCACAGTAGGTCTGGATGTTGAAGAGCCGGTCGCTGTACTGGTTCAGCCAGCTGAAGAGGTAAGCCAGGTGGCAGTCGCACTGCCAGGGGTTGCCGTGCAGGGCCAGGTTGAACAGGTTGTAGTTGGTGTCAAAGATGCCCTCGGGAAGCGTGGTCAGCAGGTTCCTGGAGAGACTGAGCAGCTCAAGCTTGGACAGGTTCTGGAAGACGGCTGGGTGCAAGGCTGTCAGGTTGTTGCTGCCCAGGTAGAGCTTGACCAGCCCCTCCAGGTCTCTGAAGACGCCGGCGGGGAGACAGGCGATGGCGTTGTGCGAGAGCGTGAGGGAACCGAGGCTGGACAGGTTAGCAAAGGTGCCCTCGCCGACAGCCTCCAGCTGGTTGTAGGACAGAGACAGGCTGACCAGGGCGGGGGTGTGAGCGAAGAGGCCGGCGGGCAGCGTCCGCAGCGCGTTCCCCTGCAAGTTCAGGAAGGTCAGGCGGCCCAGGGAGGAGAAGACGGAGCCGGGCAGGTGCCTGATGGTGTTGTGCTGCAGCCACAGCTTCTCCAGACGGAAGAGCCCCGAAAACACCGTGGGTGGCAGCTCGGAGATGGAGTTGCCATCCAGGAAGAGCTCCCGGAGGCAGCCCAGTTTGTCAAACACGCCATGGGGCAGGCTGGAGAGCGCGTTGCTGCTGAGCCTCAGGGTCTGCAGGCTGCCGAGGGGGTCGAACAGCTCCTCGGGCAGCTGGGCCAGCAGGTTCTGAGCAAGGTTGAGGGTCTTCAGACGGGCCAGGGGCCGGAAGAGCCTCCCGGGCAGGCTCTGGAGCCGGTTGCCTTGCAGCTGGAGAGACTCCAGGGTGCCCATTTGGTGGAAGAGGCCATCGGGCAGGGCCTCCAGCATGTTGAAGTTGAGGGTGAACTTGCCCAGCGAGGTCAGGTTGGAGAAGGTGTCGGTGCTGAGGTTGGAGAAGGCGCTGCCAGTGATCTCCAGGTCCTGGAGCCTGGGCAGCCCCCCGAAGGCGTCCGGCCCCAAGTGGCGGAGCTGCGTGTTGAGGAAGACCACCTTGGTCAGGTTGGGGCTGCCGCTGAAGGCCCCAGCTCCCACTGTGGCGAACGAGGTCTCTACGAAGATGACGTCTGTGGCGTGTGGTGGGAGGTCTGGCGGGATGGCAGCCAGCCCCTCATCGGAGCAGAACACCTCTCCGATGAAGCAGTCACACCCCTCCGGGCAGGGCTGGGCGTGCCTGGCCAGGAGCAGGAGGCAGGCCCAGGGTAGCCAGGCTCTGGGCAGCATCTCCTGACCCCagtgggaagagaaaacagaagtgacGCCTTAAGGGTAGTGCAGCACGGTGGCCAGCGCACCGCTGGGTCAGCCAGaagacccggggtggggggacagggacgGGGATCAGCTGTCAGGGAGGCCACCCGTTGGGGCAGCCGTTTGTGTTTTCAGTGGTTGTTCCCATACTGCCTCCGGCAGCCTCGTGAGGTCAGCAGGACCAGCATTCTGAGCTCCTGACACTGTGGGTGTCATGTGGCCTGTGCCCAGTCACCCTGCAGGTTAGTGGCAGGACAGCGACCCAGGCCTCTGGGACTTCCCATGCTCTTTCCAGATGAGAGAAAGGGCGGAAATGGGATAAAAAGGCATGAAAGACAGGGTGTAAGGAGAGCATGGGTATTTTTGCCCATGGAATTTTTTAAGGTCATGGGTCAAATATGGGCAGATTATTAGTGAGTTGGAAATCTTTAAACTGTAATTCTTCCTGAGCTTTCAGACCTCAGCACATTTCGGACCCTAATTATGAGGAGATTTCAGCGTCTGTTCCTGTGTATCCGCTGAGGGTGAGAGCAGCAGAAGGGACAAGACAGGTTCTTACCTCGAATGATCCCTGCTCCTCACTACGGCTGCCCAGTGCTctcctgcccacctgcctgtGCCCCCCACCTCGGAGCCCCTAGAACTCTCCAACATTGTGTGGACAAAGAGGGTCCCAGCTGCAGGGATTCCACAGACCAGTAGGTTTCTGTTTTCAAGGGAAAAGGACTGAGTTTTtagttaactaaaaaaaaaatttttaatgccaGCATCCAACCACAGGATTGGATTGGCGCTGCGGGTCATAAGTGTGTTTTAGGGCTCAGTCTGTTTTGTATGTGAACTATCAGCCAACATGTAAACATGGAGGAATCTCACATTAAAAGTCCAGATttcagggggcccctgggtggctcagtcggttaagcatctgacttcagccgggtcgtgatctcacagttcgtgggttcgagccccgcgtcaggctctgtgctgacagctcagagcctggagcctgcttcaggttctgtgtctccctctctctctctgcccctcccctgctcacgctctttctctccttcaaaaataaataaacattaaaaaagattttttttttaaagtccagatTTCAGGATGATTTAGGGGCTGTGGGCTCACATTGCCAGATGACAAGACCGACTGGGGCTTTGCTGCCCCATTAGGGGGTGTGcaacccacccccctcccccccacccatcgTTTCCATGGCTTGTAGTGGCCCAAGCTCCGTGAGTTTGAATACAAGCTCCATCACATTCTAGCTGTGGGACCGTGGGCGTCTTACTTCATCTGTAGTGCCTACCATGTCAGGGGAATTGCGAGGACTCAATgacaacaaataagcaaaagttTTAGGCCAGTGTCTAACATGGAATGAGAAATTAATAAAGTGTGTTAATTATGGTTCAAGGTTGCAAGCCACCTTGCATCATTACTCATCATTACATCGTTACTCTTTTAAACACCGAAAGAGTGGGAAGAGCAGAATGTCCTTTAGACAGAATACATTTGACTTTaccaaaaaagacagaaaagaagttAGGAAGGGAGAgcggaaggaagaaaagagacaagggaaaaggaagaaatacagaaacaacctGTCCCCAGTAAGCACTCACAATTGGCTTGGTTTTGGAGAATCTGGACCCCAGCGGCCTCTTTGCTGGCTGCttctctgctgccctctgctggctgcCTCTTCCATCCCAAGATTCCACTTCTGGCCAAAGG
Coding sequences within:
- the CPN2 gene encoding carboxypeptidase N subunit 2, which translates into the protein MLPRAWLPWACLLLLARHAQPCPEGCDCFIGEVFCSDEGLAAIPPDLPPHATDVIFVETSFATVGAGAFSGSPNLTKVVFLNTQLRHLGPDAFGGLPRLQDLEITGSAFSNLSTDTFSNLTSLGKFTLNFNMLEALPDGLFHQMGTLESLQLQGNRLQSLPGRLFRPLARLKTLNLAQNLLAQLPEELFDPLGSLQTLRLSSNALSSLPHGVFDKLGCLRELFLDGNSISELPPTVFSGLFRLEKLWLQHNTIRHLPGSVFSSLGRLTFLNLQGNALRTLPAGLFAHTPALVSLSLSYNQLEAVGEGTFANLSSLGSLTLSHNAIACLPAGVFRDLEGLVKLYLGSNNLTALHPAVFQNLSKLELLSLSRNLLTTLPEGIFDTNYNLFNLALHGNPWQCDCHLAYLFSWLNQYSDRLFNIQTYCAGPAYLKGQVLPALKEEQLVCPVTRDRLGIQAPRMEDREPGESWDLVAEERAAGSRCTYSNPEGTVVLACDETWCRWLNIQLSPRQGSGSPGLTHNASQEWDLRSSCGSVRLTVSIEARPGGD